One genomic window of Nakamurella panacisegetis includes the following:
- a CDS encoding GNAT family N-acetyltransferase: protein MELRLLTEADEASSTLMSHHAFGSPTGGQVAFTIGPHIRRWGLFDGKVLAAKANDRSYDSWIGGRRVPTAGVAGVAVAPEYRGGGLARRVMTHLLDQARQRGAVISTLFRTAPALYRSLGFEQVAELTDAAFPAAALRGIRAAHTTVRRATGADAAAVHAVYAAVAAEGSGLLSRDGDSFSGADPIAATDGCTVAEADGRVVGYVSWNRGTGYSGTAALTVVDLLSTTADGYRALLSVVGSFDAVTPTIRIRTSGTDPIHWFIPGTGFSVEQVRPYMLRVVDVAGAVAARGWPTGLTADVPLSLDDPVCPWNSGSYRLVVDGGQARLESVEPDDEACVVTPSGLAVLYAGGVPAATLRRGGLLAAGTRAGDAVLDAAFAGPRPAVLDYF from the coding sequence ATGGAACTGCGACTGCTGACCGAGGCCGACGAGGCCAGTTCGACCCTGATGAGTCACCACGCCTTCGGATCTCCGACCGGAGGTCAGGTCGCGTTCACCATCGGTCCGCACATCCGGCGCTGGGGACTGTTCGATGGAAAGGTGTTGGCCGCCAAGGCCAACGACCGAAGTTACGACTCCTGGATCGGCGGCCGCCGCGTTCCGACGGCGGGCGTCGCCGGGGTGGCGGTCGCCCCGGAGTACCGCGGCGGCGGACTGGCCCGCCGGGTGATGACGCACCTGCTGGATCAGGCCCGGCAGCGGGGTGCGGTGATCTCCACCCTGTTCCGCACGGCCCCGGCGCTGTACCGGTCGCTGGGCTTCGAGCAGGTGGCCGAACTCACCGACGCCGCCTTCCCGGCCGCGGCGCTGCGCGGGATCCGGGCCGCGCACACCACGGTCCGCCGGGCCACCGGGGCCGATGCCGCCGCCGTCCACGCCGTGTATGCCGCGGTCGCGGCCGAGGGTTCCGGCCTGCTCAGCCGGGACGGCGACTCCTTCTCCGGTGCCGATCCGATCGCCGCCACCGACGGGTGCACGGTGGCCGAAGCGGACGGCCGGGTGGTCGGGTACGTCAGCTGGAACCGCGGCACCGGCTACTCGGGGACCGCCGCCCTGACGGTGGTCGACCTGCTCTCGACCACGGCCGACGGGTACCGCGCGTTGCTGTCCGTGGTCGGGTCGTTCGACGCCGTCACCCCGACCATCCGGATCCGCACCTCCGGCACCGACCCGATCCACTGGTTCATCCCGGGTACCGGATTCTCGGTGGAGCAGGTACGGCCGTACATGTTGCGGGTGGTCGACGTGGCCGGCGCCGTCGCCGCTCGCGGGTGGCCGACCGGGTTGACCGCCGACGTGCCGTTGTCCCTCGACGATCCCGTCTGTCCGTGGAACTCCGGGTCGTACCGGCTCGTGGTGGACGGCGGCCAGGCGCGGCTGGAATCGGTCGAACCGGATGACGAGGCCTGCGTCGTGACGCCGAGCGGACTGGCCGTTCTCTACGCCGGGGGAGTGCCAGCCGCCACCCTGCGCCGAGGCGGGCTACTGGCGGCGGGCACCCGGGCCGGCGATGCCGTGCTGGATGCCGCGTTCGCCGGCCCCCGGCCGGCCGTTCTCGACTACTTCTGA
- a CDS encoding phosphoribosyl-ATP diphosphatase, whose amino-acid sequence MKTFDALFAELLDRASERPEGSGTVEALDAGVHAQGKKLLEEAGEVWIAAEHESDEALALEISQLLYRAQVIMIGRGIGLEQVYKHL is encoded by the coding sequence GTGAAGACCTTCGACGCCCTGTTCGCCGAGTTGCTGGACCGCGCCAGCGAGCGTCCGGAGGGCTCGGGCACCGTCGAGGCCCTGGATGCCGGGGTGCACGCCCAGGGCAAGAAGTTGCTCGAAGAGGCCGGTGAGGTGTGGATCGCCGCCGAGCACGAGAGTGACGAGGCGCTGGCTCTGGAGATCTCGCAGCTGCTCTACCGCGCCCAGGTGATCATGATCGGCCGCGGTATCGGACTGGAGCAGGTCTACAAGCATCTGTAG
- the hisG gene encoding ATP phosphoribosyltransferase, producing MLRVAVPNKGTLSEPATDMLREAGYRQRHDSRDLTVIDAANDVEFFFLRPKDIAIYVGSGELDLGITGRDLTADSGAPVTEQLGLGFGHSTFRYAAPTGRDWKVQDLAGLRIATAYPNLVRQNLADRGLSADVIRLDGAVEISIQLGVADAIADVVGSGRTLRQHALAPFGDVICASEAIMITRAEGDVSAAARQLISRLQGVVFAQQYLMLDYDCPKALLAAATKITPGLESPTVAPLADPDWVAVRAMVLRSKSNPVMDALAALGAKAILASDIRSCRL from the coding sequence ATGTTGCGAGTTGCCGTTCCGAACAAGGGCACGCTGAGCGAGCCGGCCACCGACATGCTGCGCGAGGCCGGCTACCGCCAGCGGCACGATTCGCGTGACCTGACGGTGATCGACGCCGCCAACGACGTCGAGTTCTTCTTCCTGCGCCCCAAAGACATCGCCATCTACGTCGGGTCCGGAGAACTCGATCTGGGCATCACCGGCCGCGACCTGACGGCCGACTCCGGCGCCCCGGTCACCGAACAGCTCGGGCTCGGGTTCGGGCACTCCACCTTCCGCTACGCCGCGCCGACCGGCCGCGACTGGAAGGTGCAGGACCTGGCCGGCCTGCGGATCGCGACCGCCTATCCGAACCTGGTCCGGCAGAACCTCGCCGACCGGGGTCTGTCGGCCGACGTCATCCGGCTCGACGGCGCGGTGGAGATCTCGATCCAGCTGGGCGTGGCCGACGCGATCGCCGACGTCGTCGGATCCGGCCGGACCCTTCGGCAGCACGCGCTGGCCCCGTTCGGTGACGTCATCTGCGCCTCCGAGGCGATCATGATCACCCGGGCCGAGGGTGACGTCTCGGCTGCGGCCCGGCAGCTGATCAGCCGTCTGCAGGGCGTGGTGTTCGCCCAGCAGTACCTGATGCTCGACTACGACTGCCCGAAGGCGCTGCTCGCCGCGGCGACCAAGATCACCCCCGGCCTGGAATCGCCGACCGTCGCGCCGTTGGCCGACCCGGACTGGGTGGCCGTCCGCGCGATGGTGCTGCGGAGCAAGTCGAACCCGGTGATGGATGCCCTGGCCGCCCTCGGCGCCAAGGCCATCCTCGCCTCCGACATCCGGTCCTGCCGCCTGTAG
- a CDS encoding thioesterase family protein → MSSSPARPTAYYEPIDDGRFRSTTHAQGAWSADQQHMAPVSGLLTHVLETCSPRDDLIMSRVAFDILGSIPDGEVEVAATVVRAGRTIELLEAEMTAGGRAVVRATAWRLARSDTSSIAGTEIDRIPGPDELEPFDMAALWPGGYIRSVEVRAADERRPGRATVWIRPKFDLIDGVEASDTARLFGVIDTANGVAVRARPDQVLFPNTDLTVHLFRRPEGEWLGLDTDVTFGPDGLGLTSSVLHDVRGPVGRSAQTLTVRILG, encoded by the coding sequence GTGAGCTCATCCCCGGCCCGCCCGACGGCCTACTACGAACCCATCGACGACGGGCGGTTCCGGTCCACCACGCACGCCCAGGGCGCCTGGTCGGCCGACCAGCAGCACATGGCTCCGGTGTCCGGTCTGCTGACCCATGTGCTGGAAACGTGCTCCCCCCGAGACGATCTGATCATGTCGCGGGTGGCCTTCGACATCCTCGGGTCGATCCCGGACGGCGAGGTCGAAGTGGCCGCGACGGTGGTGCGCGCGGGCCGCACCATCGAGCTGCTGGAGGCCGAGATGACGGCCGGCGGACGCGCGGTGGTACGAGCGACCGCCTGGCGCCTGGCCCGGTCCGACACCTCGTCCATCGCCGGGACCGAGATCGACCGCATCCCCGGCCCCGACGAATTGGAGCCGTTCGACATGGCCGCCCTCTGGCCGGGCGGGTACATCCGGTCGGTCGAGGTCAGGGCGGCCGACGAACGTCGGCCCGGGCGGGCCACGGTTTGGATCCGCCCGAAGTTCGACCTGATCGACGGCGTCGAGGCGTCGGACACGGCCCGGCTGTTCGGTGTCATCGACACCGCCAACGGCGTGGCGGTCCGGGCCCGCCCGGACCAGGTGCTGTTCCCGAACACGGACCTGACGGTGCACCTGTTCCGTCGCCCCGAGGGGGAATGGCTCGGGCTGGACACCGACGTCACCTTCGGGCCGGACGGTCTCGGCCTGACGTCGAGCGTCCTGCACGACGTGCGGGGCCCCGTCGGCCGGTCGGCCCAGACCCTCACGGTGCGGATCCTGGGCTGA